Part of the Panicum virgatum strain AP13 chromosome 4N, P.virgatum_v5, whole genome shotgun sequence genome is shown below.
ACTAACCAAGGGTTtccgcccggtactaatggctagttttctagcagtgttaattaagcgtaatggccattatttgaacacatcaggtgcATAAGCTAATGCGTCTGATGTCTTCAAATAATGATCTTAATTAAGTcggtttaatttgacggttctgTCACGAGGATGTAGCCGGCAAGGGGAGCAGTTAAGTTGGTGGCTACAACGGTGTAGTCGTTGCCCGCCCGTTGCAGCTCTCTCCACGAAGCCCAGCAGCGGCTCTAGCCCTGCAAAGGGAGCGGGATCGGGCTGACCCTTTCCCTGCTCCTGTGATCCGCCTCGTTCAAACTCCGGATCAGGATCGAACCATGTGATTAATTTTCCCTGTTCCTGTTGTCCGCGGTGACCCGCGGGGCAAACCGCACGCATGCTGCCTTGCTTTGTCAAGCAAAGCTCGCACTCCGTCTGCTGATCTGTAGCAGTAGCTATCGGTAGCAGTGCATGACCAACTCCATCCGTTGCGCCCCCAGGGTCACCGCGAGTTGATAGGGTTGTGACCCtgtcccccctctctcttttaGGATCAATCCGCTTCGAACCATCAGCTGAATCAAGGAGCGGGGCGAGTTCGAAAACGGTTCGACCCGGACCCTTTGCAGGCCGAAGCGGCTCCATGATCTTGGCGAAGCCGGTGGCGACGAAGAGCGCGAACCTGGCCGGCAGGGGCGGAGACAagggggggcgggcaggggccaggccccccccccccaacggtgGTGCAACTCCACGTAATAGCTCTTAATCTCAGTGCTAATATTCTCATTATTAATATGTGGCCCCCCTGATTTGAAGAGGATCCGTCGCACTCACAGCGGCTGCACACAAGCCTGGCTGCACATCGCGAGCGACGAGGACGACGCTTCGTAATCGACGTCGAATTAATTCACTTCCTCGTTTACTGGCTGCCGCTTCGGCTTCACATAATGGCATCACCAACCAAACCACCTGCAGTAAGCCAGCAAGCAGCAAGGACGGGTCGACGGGAGCACCTCGCCAATCGTCAGTTCGTCACCTGCCTCCCTGGCTCCCTCTGACCCTCTCCCTGCTTGCCCAGGCCGCCCACCGGAGCCGCTGCAGACCTGCAAcagaagcgccgccgccgcaaacgCTGAAGCCtcctgccggctgccgctgcGGCGCTGCCGAGTGCCGAAGTGCCGCATCAGGTCAAGAGTCATCAGGTATTAATCTATCTCTAATATAGTCTTGTCCTTTTTAACATCTTAATGTCGTTTTTTATAGCTATTAGCTGAATCTAATAGAGTATATCTCTTATAGTTACCTGCTTAGCCAACATGAAGAGGAAAAAGACCATTGATAGTTTTTTAAGCCGATTGTTTCCGGCTCTCGTGTCCCTGAAAATCCTAATGCAACAAATGATCAAACTACACCAATTGATGTGCAAGTTCTAGAACAAAATGCTACGCCACCATCAGAAGCTCAACAAGCTAGAAATGTAACCACAGCATTTGAGAGAGACCCTGGTAAACGCACTCAAATTTGGCAGCTCTCGCCTACAGAACAAGATGAAGCTATAAGGTTTTATATATCTGAAGGGCCATATCAACCGAAGTTTGAACCGGATGAATATCCCTATAATGATGCAATTCACCGTCGTCGATTCTGTAGAAATTGGTATGCTGATTTCTGGTGGCTAGAGTATTCACCTCACACCAAACGTGCATATTGCTTCCCTTGTTTTCTCTTTTCAAAAAAGCCAATTGGGAAGGCTGGCTCAGATGCATTCACTGTGAAGGGATTTCAAAATTGGAAGAAGGTCCACAGTTCAGATAAGTGTGCATTTCTAACTCACATGGGTCAGGATCCTAGCTCAGCTCATAACTATTCAGTTCAGTGTTACAACAACCTCAAAAATAGAATTGCTCACATTGACCAAGTGGTTCTTAAACAAAAGGAGAAGAGAGTAGCAGATGCCAGACTTAGACTTAAAACCACAATTGATTCCATTCGGTAATAAGAATTTCCTTTTTatgtttttgcaaataaataatATATCTACACTTGTACTATCTGACAATCTGTTTTGTTGATATTGTTAGGTGGTTAACATTTCAAGCATGTCCATTTAGAGGCCATGATGAGTCTCCAGATTCCATAAATCAAGGCAATTTTTTGGAAATGGTCAAACTTTTGGCCTCTTATAACAAGGAGGTGAATGATGTTGTGTTACAAAATGCTCCAAAAAAAGCAAAGTACACATCACCTGATGTCCAGAAGGAAATTCTAAACATATATGCTCGGAAAGTGCAGATTTCAATCAGAGAAGAAATTGGCAATAGCAAGTTTTGCATAATGGTCGATGAATCTCGAGATGAATCAAAAAAAGAGCAAATGGCAATCGTTGTTCGGTTTGTCAACAAAGAAGGTATCATAAAGGAGCGTTTCCTTGACCTCATTCACGTTAAGGACACTGCCGCATTGACTCTTAAGGACTCAATTTGTGCTGTCCTATCAGATAATAACTTGAGTGTGAGAGATATTAGAGGTCAAGGCTACGATGGGGCAAGTAATATGCGAGGAGAGTGGATGGGTTGAAGGCTTTAATTCTCAGTGAGTGTCCTTATGCATATTACATCCATTGCATGGCTCATCAGCTCCAATTGGCTTTAGTTGCAGCATCAAGGGAGGCACATGAGGTGCACAACTTTTTTCAGCATGCCATTTCCATCATTAATGTCGTTAGTGCTTCTTCTAAGCGTAATGATGAGTTATTAGCAAAGCAAGCTGAACAAATTGCGCATGAAATTGAATTGGGAGAGCTTGATACAGGAAGGGGTGCTAATCAGATGGGCTCTTTACAGAGGCCAGGGGACACTAGATGGAGTTCTCATTACAAGTCGAttcagagtttgaaaaagaTGTTTGGTGCCACAATTTCAGTGCTGCGCAACATTGCAAATGATCGTTCCATTAAAAGGTTTTCTCGAGGTGATGCTGCAGGTGCCCTTCACATTATTCTCACATTTGATTTTGTCTTTGTTCTAGTGTTGATGGAGAAAATAATGAAAATCACAGAGGTGTTATGccaaacactacaaaagaaATCTATAGATATCTTAAATGCAATGGATTCAGTTTCTAACACAAAAGGTGTTACTTCGTGACCTGCGCAATGATGGTTGGGAACCTCTTCTGAATGAGGTCATGGACTTTTGTGGGAAGCATGAGGTTGAAATCCCAGATCTAAATCGCAGGTATGTTCCTTCACCTAAACTCGTAACCGTTACTAGTAgtatttttgttgttatttttATAGGGATCTCAAACTTATTTCTGTTTAAAATGCAATTTGCAGATATGCTGATGTGACAAAATCTCGGAACAAGCATGACAACACTACAACTCTTCACCATTATAAAATAGATGTGTTTAATGTGGCAATTGATCAACAACTAAATGAATTGGAGGACAGATTTAGCTCTCAAGCTACAGAACTTCTATCACTTTGTGCCTCTTTGGATCCAAGACTGGACAGCTTTGATAGGTCAAAGATATCTACCCTAGTAGAAAAATATTATCCGGCTGATTTTTCTAATCAAGAAAGAGCCCAATTAGAATGCCAACTGCCACATTTTCAACTTGATGTGTGCAACGATCCAGAGCTAAGTAGTCTCCCATCACTTGCTGATCTGACAAATGGGCTTGTTAAATTGGGCAAAAATTCTCATTATCCAATGGTTGATAAGTTGTTAAGATTAGTCATGACTCTTCCGGTGTCAACTGCAACCACAGAGAGAGCATTCTCAGCTATGAAACTTGCCAAGACTCGTCCACGCAACAAAATGGGAGATGATTTTCTACGTAGTTACATGAT
Proteins encoded:
- the LOC120669071 gene encoding uncharacterized protein LOC120669071, with protein sequence MDFCGKHEVEIPDLNRRYADVTKSRNKHDNTTTLHHYKIDVFNVAIDQQLNELEDRFSSQATELLSLCASLDPRLDSFDRSKISTLVEKYYPADFSNQERAQLECQLPHFQLDVCNDPELSSLPSLADLTNGLVKLGKNSHYPMVDKLLRLVMTLPVSTATTERAFSAMKLAKTRPRNKMGDDFLRSYMIIYIEKELARKITSEDIINSYDLVGSRRGKFKLIEM